In Chitinophagales bacterium, one DNA window encodes the following:
- a CDS encoding shikimate dehydrogenase, producing the protein MKHYGLIGYPLTHSFSKKYFSGKFEREHIADCVYENYPMSAIDEFPALLQSEKTLVGLNVTIPYKESVMQYLHELDDTAREIGAVNTIRIAGGRMKGYNTDVYGFMHSITPMLETQHHHALILGTGGSSKAVAWSFRKMGISYQFVSRNPAHPGEISYAEAGNQISRSKIIVNTTPAGMYPNVDAAPDIPYEKITPAHILFDLVYNPEETLFLQRGKLQQANIKNGLEMLQLQAEKSWQIWNT; encoded by the coding sequence TTGAAACACTACGGTCTCATCGGTTATCCGCTTACCCATTCCTTTTCTAAAAAATATTTCAGCGGCAAGTTTGAGCGAGAGCATATCGCGGATTGTGTATATGAAAATTATCCGATGAGCGCAATCGATGAATTTCCTGCGTTGCTGCAATCTGAAAAAACACTGGTGGGGTTGAATGTCACCATTCCCTATAAAGAATCTGTGATGCAATACCTGCATGAACTGGATGATACAGCGCGTGAAATCGGTGCCGTCAACACAATCAGGATTGCCGGAGGAAGGATGAAAGGGTATAATACAGATGTCTATGGCTTTATGCATTCCATCACACCAATGCTCGAAACGCAACATCATCACGCTTTGATATTGGGCACAGGCGGCAGTTCCAAGGCAGTTGCATGGAGTTTCAGAAAGATGGGAATCAGTTATCAGTTTGTTTCACGCAACCCAGCTCATCCCGGGGAAATCAGTTATGCGGAAGCAGGCAATCAGATCAGCCGGAGCAAAATAATTGTGAATACCACGCCGGCCGGCATGTATCCCAACGTAGATGCGGCTCCGGATATTCCTTATGAAAAGATCACACCTGCTCATATATTATTCGACCTGGTTTACAACCCGGAAGAAACCCTGTTCCTTCAACGGGGAAAATTGCAACAGGCCAATATAAAGAATGGCCTGGAGATGCTGCAACTGCAGGCTGAGAAAAGCTGGCAGATCTGGAATACCTGA
- a CDS encoding phosphosulfolactate synthase, protein MQFLLDRLPARATKPRSNGLTMVMDKGLSAREVENFLSIAGPYVDLVKLGFGTSAVTPNLKEKLAVYKEAKIPVYFGGSLMEWFYAHDAFDEYQKILDKYGIEYAEVSDGSLEIPHDIKCNLIRTLAKSRVVLSEVGSKDAEKIIPPYKWIQLMKEEIEAGAWKVIAEAREGGNVGIYRGTGEVREGLVDEILTQIPVEKILWEAPNKAQQVFFIKLVGTDVNLGNIPANEVIPLETLRVGLRGDTMVYFLNKK, encoded by the coding sequence ATGCAATTTTTGTTAGACAGGTTGCCTGCCCGTGCCACGAAGCCGCGCAGTAATGGTCTTACCATGGTAATGGATAAGGGTTTAAGTGCCCGTGAAGTGGAAAATTTTCTTTCAATTGCAGGTCCTTATGTTGACCTCGTGAAACTGGGATTCGGCACATCCGCTGTTACGCCCAACCTGAAAGAAAAACTTGCCGTTTACAAGGAGGCGAAAATTCCGGTTTATTTCGGCGGCAGCCTGATGGAATGGTTCTATGCCCATGATGCTTTCGATGAATATCAGAAAATACTGGACAAGTATGGAATTGAGTATGCAGAAGTGTCCGATGGCTCGCTGGAAATTCCGCATGATATTAAATGCAACCTTATTCGCACGCTTGCCAAGAGCAGGGTAGTGCTGTCGGAAGTGGGATCTAAAGACGCCGAGAAGATCATCCCACCTTATAAATGGATTCAACTGATGAAGGAAGAAATTGAGGCCGGTGCATGGAAGGTGATTGCAGAAGCCAGGGAAGGTGGTAATGTTGGCATCTATCGCGGAACAGGTGAAGTACGGGAAGGGTTGGTGGATGAAATTCTGACGCAGATTCCGGTGGAGAAAATTTTATGGGAAGCACCCAACAAAGCGCAACAGGTATTTTTTATCAAACTGGTCGGCACTGATGTGAACCTTGGTAATATTCCTGCCAATGAAGTTATTCCTTTAGAGACGCTGCGGGTTGGCCTGAGAGGAGATACGATGGTGTATTTTCTGAATAAGAAGTGA